The genome window TGTTGGTAATGATGAAAAAAGAATGTATTTTTGCAAACCCAAATCGAGAACAAGGAATCCGGTTGGGAATCAAAACTTTATAACAATATCTTCTAGAGCAGTTCTGTTAGTTTCCACAAGTCTTTAGAATACAAATTTTAATCAGCAAACAAATTATGGCTGAAGAAACAAACAAAAAAGAACTCGTAGCTGCACAAGATGGTGCAACTGATAATCAAGTTCAAGAACAAGTAGAAGAAGCAACTGTAAGACCTACTTCTCCACAACAAGAAGACCCAACTGCATTTCTAGACACTTTTGACTGGGAACGTTACAGTGAAGGTATTGAAAAAGTGGATGAAGCTCAGTTAAAAGCATTTGAAAAATTAGTATCTGACAACTTTGTTGACACTATAGATACTGACGTTATTGAAGGTACCGTGATCAAAATTACTGATCGCGATGCTATCATTGATATCAATGCAAAGTCTGAAGGTGTTATTTCTCTTAATGAATTCCGTTACAACCAGAACCTGAAAGAAGGTGATAAGGTAGAGGTTCTTGTAGATATACGTGAAGATGCGACAGGACAATTGATCCTTTCTCACCGTAAGGCACGTCTTATCAAGGCTTGGGAACGCGTTAATAACGCACACGACACTGGCGAGATCGTAAATGGTTATGTGAAATGTCGTACTAAAGGTGGTATGATCGTAGATGTATTCGGTATCGAAGCATTTTTACCAGGTTCACAAATTGATGTGAAACCTATACGTGACTATGACCAGTATGTTGATAAAACAATGGAATTCAAGGTGGTGAAAATCAACCACGAATTTAAAAACGTTGTAGTATCTCACAAAGCGCTTATCGAGGCAGATATCGAAGAGCAGAAGAAAGAAATCATCTCTCGTCTAGAAAAAGGACAAGTACTAGAAGGTGTTGTTAAAAACATTACTTCATACGGTGTATTTGTTGATTTAGGTGGTGTTGATGGATTGGTGCACATTACTGACCTTTCTTGGTCACGTATCAATCACCCTAACGAGATTGTAGAACTAGATCAAACACTTAACGTTGTAATTCTTGACTTTGATGAAGATAAGTCCCGTATACAGTTAGGTCTTAAGCAGCTAGAGGCGCACCCATGGGAAGCACTATCTGACAAGATCAAGCCAGGAGACAAGGTAAAAGGTAAAGTAGTTGTAATCGCAGATTACGGTGCATTTGTAGAGGTAGAAGAAGGAGTTGAAGGACTTGTTCACGTATCTGAAATGTCATGGTCTACGCACTTAAGAAGTGCTGGTGACTTTGTAAAAGTAGGAGATATTATCGATGCTGAGGTACTTACAATAGATAGAGAAGATCGCAAGATGTCTCTAGGTATGAAGCAACTTCACCCAGATCCATGGACAGACATTACTACTAAGTACCCTGTTAGTTCACGTCACTCTGGAACGGTAAGAAACTTTACAAACTTCGGTGTATTTTTAGAACTTGAAGAAGGAGTAGATGGATTAATTTACATCTCTGACCTTTCATGGACTAAGAAAGTGAAGCATCCATCAGAATTCTGTGCAGTAGGAGATACACTAGAAGTAGTGGTTCTTGAACTAGACGTAGAAGGACGTAAATTATCACTTGGACACAAGCAGACAATGCCTAACCCATGGGATAAATACGAAGGTGAATTTGGTGTAGGAACAACTCACGATATTGAAATTACTGAAACTGTAGACAAAGGTGCTGTAGTGAATTTTAATGAAGATATCTCTGTGTTCATTCCAACTCGTCACTTAGAAAAAGAAGATGGTTCTAAATTGAAGAAAGGTGAGAAGGCGCAAATCCAGATCATTGAATTTAATAAAGAATTTAAGCGTGTCGTAGGTTCTCACATGATTCTTCATAAAGAAGAGGAAGCTAAGAATGTACAACAAGCAGCTGCTAAAGCTCAAGAAGATGCTAAGCCTACTATAGGTGATGCTAACTCTAAGCTTCAAGCTCTTAAAGATAGAATGGAAGGAAAGTAAGATCGCTTTTCTTTTAACTCAAAATCCCTTATCGGTTGCCGATAAGGGATTTTTTTATGCCTCAACTTTAAGGTAGCATCAATTATTAACTGGATCTATATCTACAGGTGTTAGGTACCTATTCCATAGTCAAATCAAGAAGCTGAGTATAGTTAACTAAAAGAGATGATCGGTAACCAATCTTTTTATCCTTAACAAGGATGAAGTAGGCAGCAGCATTGCTGCCTAAATTTAAAAATTAAAGCCTGGTTACAGCAAGCAACAAAACCATTAAGGTTCTAAAATCATTTTTTAATTTCATTAATTAAAATTCAAACTTTAATCACAGACCAAAATACTTATCTTTGCTTTAAGGAATGGTGATGTTACCATTACATTTTTGAAATTAAATTGGTTTCATGAGTCAAAAATTACTTCTCGACGCCGCAGCTCTGGATATTATACTTCATAGGCTAGCTTGCCAATTAATTGAAAATCACGATACATTTGAAAACACGGCACTAGTTGGTCTGCAACCTAGAGGAGGTTTTTTATTAAATCGACTAG of Nonlabens sp. Ci31 contains these proteins:
- the rpsA gene encoding 30S ribosomal protein S1, whose amino-acid sequence is MAEETNKKELVAAQDGATDNQVQEQVEEATVRPTSPQQEDPTAFLDTFDWERYSEGIEKVDEAQLKAFEKLVSDNFVDTIDTDVIEGTVIKITDRDAIIDINAKSEGVISLNEFRYNQNLKEGDKVEVLVDIREDATGQLILSHRKARLIKAWERVNNAHDTGEIVNGYVKCRTKGGMIVDVFGIEAFLPGSQIDVKPIRDYDQYVDKTMEFKVVKINHEFKNVVVSHKALIEADIEEQKKEIISRLEKGQVLEGVVKNITSYGVFVDLGGVDGLVHITDLSWSRINHPNEIVELDQTLNVVILDFDEDKSRIQLGLKQLEAHPWEALSDKIKPGDKVKGKVVVIADYGAFVEVEEGVEGLVHVSEMSWSTHLRSAGDFVKVGDIIDAEVLTIDREDRKMSLGMKQLHPDPWTDITTKYPVSSRHSGTVRNFTNFGVFLELEEGVDGLIYISDLSWTKKVKHPSEFCAVGDTLEVVVLELDVEGRKLSLGHKQTMPNPWDKYEGEFGVGTTHDIEITETVDKGAVVNFNEDISVFIPTRHLEKEDGSKLKKGEKAQIQIIEFNKEFKRVVGSHMILHKEEEAKNVQQAAAKAQEDAKPTIGDANSKLQALKDRMEGK